From the Patescibacteria group bacterium genome, the window GTCCAAGCCAAGTACATTGTGGCTATTGAGGCCGGACGGTACGATCAAACGCCTGGACCTGTGTACCTTCGTGGTTTCTTACGACAGATTGCGGCGGCACTGGATGTTTCGGTGGAAAGTGTGTTGGCTCGTTTTGAAGCTGAACCGCGCGGGTACGTGCCCACCGCACAGTCTGCAGCCAAAGGCTTTGCCCAGCAACAGGCCGCCACTGATGCGCAAACGCAGCGTATGCATCCACGGTCTGCCCGTTGGCTCATCGCTGGTGGAATCTTAGTCCTGGCTGTGGTGTACTTTGCCATTTCTATCCTGGGCATTGTATTGCCCCCACCCCTGACCGTCACTGAGCCAAGTGCAGACATCATTGTGAACTCTCCGCAGGTTACTGTGGTGGGACAGAGCGCCGCAGAAGTGACCGTGGAAGTGAATGGGAAGCCAGTGTCCGTGGATGCGCGCGGC encodes:
- a CDS encoding helix-turn-helix domain-containing protein encodes the protein MSDTQPQGSSGKQKSFHRRALPNDTLGEALRSVREDAGLSVEALGQQAGVQAKYIVAIEAGRYDQTPGPVYLRGFLRQIAAALDVSVESVLARFEAEPRGYVPTAQSAAKGFAQQQAATDAQTQRMHPRSARWLIAGGILVLAVVYFAISILGIVLPPPLTVTEPSADIIVNSPQVTVVGQSAAEVTVEVNGKPVSVDARGGFREAVDLQAGVNTLTITARKKRSRPATVTRRILVQVPAVVQ